The following are from one region of the Stigmatella ashevillena genome:
- the fusA gene encoding elongation factor G, which yields MASNVPIENIRNIGISAHIDSGKTTLSERILFYTGRIHEIHEVRGKDGVGAKMDSMDLEREKGITIQSAATYAMWGEHNINLIDTPGHVDFTIEVERALRVLDGAILVLCSVSGVQSQSITVDRQMKRYKVPRIAFINKMDRAGANYDRVAAQLKEKLHHHPVKLQYPIGAEDRFTGLIDLVQMKAFYFDGESGETVREEEIPADMLAEAKKRRQEMVEGVAEVDDTLGELFLADAAITNEQVAAAIRRATIALKMTPVMCGSAYKNKGVQLLLNAVCSYLPNPKEATNEALDQKNNEAKVILESDPAKPFVGLAFKLEDGRYGQLTYMRVYQGRVTKGDFIFNQSNQKKVKIPRIVRMHASDMNDINEGQAGDIIALFGVECASGDTFTDGSVSYTMTSMHVPDAVIALAVSPKERASTANFSKALNRFTKEDPTFRVHRDEESAQTIISGMGELHLEIYIERMKREYNCEVIAGKPQVAYRETISQKGEFFYTHKKQTGGSGQFARVCGYLEPLPADAVQQYEFVDDIVGGSIPREFIPACDKGFQEAVKKGSLIGFPVVGVRVVINDGAFHAVDSSEMAFKTAAIMGFREGYAAAKPVILEPMMKVEVQAPENFQGSVVGQLNQRRGTILSTENREGYLIAVAEVPLNAMFGYSTDLRSATQGKGEYTMEFAKYAQVPKSEGEALMAAYREKQAAEAAARK from the coding sequence GTGGCCTCCAACGTACCCATCGAAAATATTCGCAACATCGGTATCTCCGCCCACATCGACTCGGGCAAGACGACGCTGTCCGAGCGCATCCTCTTCTACACGGGCCGCATCCACGAGATCCACGAAGTGCGTGGCAAGGATGGCGTTGGCGCGAAGATGGACTCGATGGACCTGGAGCGTGAGAAGGGCATCACGATCCAGTCGGCCGCGACCTACGCGATGTGGGGCGAGCACAACATCAACCTGATCGACACCCCGGGACACGTCGACTTCACCATCGAAGTGGAGCGCGCGCTGCGCGTGCTCGACGGCGCCATCCTGGTGCTGTGCTCCGTGTCCGGCGTGCAGTCCCAGTCCATCACCGTGGACCGGCAGATGAAGCGCTACAAGGTTCCGCGCATCGCGTTCATCAACAAGATGGACCGCGCGGGTGCCAACTATGATCGCGTGGCCGCCCAGCTCAAGGAGAAGCTCCACCACCACCCGGTGAAGCTCCAGTACCCGATCGGCGCCGAGGACCGCTTCACGGGCCTCATCGATCTGGTGCAGATGAAGGCGTTCTATTTCGATGGCGAGAGCGGCGAGACCGTGCGCGAGGAAGAGATCCCCGCGGACATGCTCGCCGAGGCCAAGAAGCGCCGTCAGGAGATGGTGGAGGGCGTCGCCGAGGTGGATGACACCCTCGGAGAGCTGTTCCTTGCCGACGCGGCCATCACCAATGAGCAGGTCGCCGCAGCCATCCGCCGGGCGACCATTGCCTTGAAGATGACGCCGGTCATGTGCGGCTCGGCCTACAAGAACAAGGGCGTGCAGCTCTTGCTCAACGCGGTGTGCAGCTACCTGCCCAACCCCAAGGAAGCCACCAACGAGGCGCTCGACCAGAAGAACAACGAGGCCAAGGTCATCCTGGAGTCGGATCCGGCCAAGCCCTTCGTGGGCCTGGCGTTCAAGCTGGAAGACGGCCGCTACGGGCAGCTGACGTACATGCGCGTCTACCAGGGCCGCGTGACGAAGGGCGACTTCATCTTCAACCAGTCGAACCAGAAGAAGGTGAAGATCCCCCGCATCGTGCGCATGCACGCCAGCGACATGAACGACATCAACGAGGGACAGGCCGGTGACATCATCGCCCTGTTCGGCGTGGAGTGCGCCTCGGGCGACACGTTCACCGACGGCTCCGTGAGCTACACGATGACGTCCATGCACGTGCCGGACGCCGTGATCGCGCTCGCGGTGAGCCCCAAGGAGCGCGCCTCGACGGCGAACTTCTCCAAGGCCCTCAACCGGTTCACCAAGGAGGATCCGACCTTCCGCGTGCACCGCGACGAGGAGAGCGCCCAGACCATCATCAGCGGCATGGGCGAGCTGCACCTGGAGATCTACATCGAGCGCATGAAGCGCGAGTACAACTGCGAGGTCATCGCCGGCAAGCCGCAGGTGGCCTACCGCGAGACGATCAGCCAGAAGGGCGAGTTCTTCTACACGCACAAGAAGCAGACCGGTGGTTCCGGCCAGTTCGCGCGCGTGTGTGGTTACCTCGAGCCCCTGCCGGCCGACGCGGTGCAGCAGTACGAGTTCGTGGATGACATCGTGGGCGGCTCCATCCCCCGCGAGTTCATCCCCGCGTGCGACAAGGGCTTCCAGGAGGCCGTGAAGAAGGGCAGCCTCATCGGCTTCCCCGTGGTGGGCGTGCGCGTCGTCATCAACGACGGTGCGTTCCACGCGGTGGACTCGAGCGAAATGGCGTTCAAGACCGCCGCCATCATGGGCTTCCGGGAAGGCTACGCCGCGGCGAAGCCCGTCATCCTGGAGCCGATGATGAAGGTGGAGGTGCAGGCGCCCGAGAACTTCCAGGGCTCCGTCGTGGGTCAGCTCAACCAGCGCCGCGGCACCATCCTGAGCACGGAGAACCGCGAGGGCTACCTCATCGCCGTGGCCGAGGTGCCGCTGAACGCCATGTTCGGCTACTCCACGGACCTGCGTTCGGCCACCCAGGGCAAGGGCGAGTACACGATGGAGTTCGCCAAGTACGCCCAGGTGCCGAAGAGCGAGGGCGAGGCCCTGATGGCCGCCTACCGCGAGAAGCAGGCGGCCGAAGCCGCCGCCCGCAAGTAG
- a CDS encoding nuclear transport factor 2 family protein codes for MSASENFSLARQWLSAFNAHDVDALVALYAEDATHTSPKIRVLHPETGGKLVGKTALSRWWKEANARLPGLRYEETALTASEERVFMEYLRHAPGEPPLPVAEVLDVRDGKIVASRVYHG; via the coding sequence ATGAGTGCCTCCGAAAACTTCTCCCTCGCGCGTCAGTGGCTGAGCGCCTTCAACGCCCACGACGTGGACGCCCTGGTGGCCCTGTACGCCGAGGACGCGACACATACCTCTCCGAAAATCCGGGTTTTGCACCCGGAGACGGGGGGCAAGCTGGTGGGCAAGACAGCCCTGTCCCGGTGGTGGAAAGAGGCCAACGCTCGGTTGCCGGGGCTGCGCTACGAGGAGACGGCGCTCACGGCCAGCGAGGAGCGCGTCTTCATGGAGTACCTGCGCCATGCGCCCGGGGAGCCGCCCCTGCCGGTGGCCGAGGTGCTGGACGTTCGGGACGGGAAGATCGTCGCCTCGCGCGTCTACCACGGTTGA
- a CDS encoding O-methyltransferase produces MTRPDPFSVLTDARAARVLRRLHEEADKQSFGHALHFLPKLPALLLGRKVALDDATALRSMADKFIALERPQGAFCYQTVRALQAKLVVEFGTSFGVSTIWLAAAVRANGGGQVIGTEFVPEKAARAQAHIEEAGLADIVEIRVGDALETLRTLPGEVDMALIDGFPLKSVDVVKLLQPRLRHGAVVIADNVGFMKGDYRDYIDFMRDPRNGFTSMLIPFKFGTEYSVRTLA; encoded by the coding sequence ATGACGAGGCCAGACCCTTTTTCCGTGCTCACCGACGCACGCGCGGCGCGCGTCCTGCGCCGCCTTCATGAAGAAGCGGACAAGCAGTCGTTTGGCCACGCGCTTCACTTTCTCCCGAAGCTGCCGGCCTTGCTTCTCGGTCGGAAGGTCGCTCTCGACGATGCCACTGCCCTCCGCTCCATGGCCGACAAATTCATCGCGCTTGAACGCCCTCAAGGGGCCTTCTGTTATCAGACGGTGCGGGCGCTTCAGGCCAAGCTCGTCGTCGAGTTTGGTACGTCGTTCGGCGTCTCGACGATCTGGCTGGCGGCCGCCGTGCGTGCAAACGGTGGCGGTCAGGTCATCGGCACCGAGTTTGTCCCTGAAAAGGCTGCACGCGCGCAAGCGCACATCGAAGAGGCCGGCCTTGCGGACATCGTCGAGATCCGCGTCGGCGACGCGCTCGAGACACTCCGCACACTGCCTGGAGAAGTGGACATGGCGCTCATCGACGGATTTCCGCTGAAGTCCGTCGACGTCGTGAAGCTCCTCCAGCCACGGCTGCGCCACGGCGCGGTAGTCATCGCCGACAACGTCGGTTTCATGAAGGGCGACTACCGCGACTACATCGACTTCATGCGCGACCCGCGAAATGGCTTCACGTCGATGCTGATCCCGTTCAAATTCGGCACCGAGTATTCCGTCCGGACACTGGCCTGA